One Malus domestica chromosome 11, GDT2T_hap1 genomic region harbors:
- the LOC103408654 gene encoding 2-oxoglutarate-dependent dioxygenase 19-like, producing the protein MAQVAAQTMDVTSIKSLAESPALSSVPSAYAFNMNRNDEADPNDPEFAIPIVDMSLLTSESPDQRSKIIQDLVKICQEWGFFIAINHGVPESLMKAMIDACHGFFSLPDEEKEEFKSGNDVLEMFKYGTSYNLALDKVLLWRDFFKVRVHPEFYSLYKPACFSEVSMEFSKRTREVALEIIRAISESLGLEPNYIHDAMNMDRGIQMLAANYYPPCPQPEHAIGIPHHTDHGLVTLLIQNEMNGLQVEHNGKWLTVNGPANGFFVNLADQMQILTNGKYKSVMHRATVNNKATRISIAVPHGPSVDTIIAPAPELLEKECQAPKYIGMNYKEYIQLQQSSKNYMKSTFDHILA; encoded by the exons ATGGCTCAAGTTGCTGCTCAAACCATGGATGTAACAAGCATCAAATCGCTTGCTGAATCACCTGCTCTCAGCTCTGTTCCTTCTGCTTATGCCTTCAACATGAACCGAAATGATGAAGCAGATCCAAACGATCCTGAATTCGCAATCCCCATAGTTGATATGTCTCTTCTCACCTCCGAATCTCCTGATCAACGGTCCAAAATCATCCAAGACCTCGTCAAAATTTGCCAAGAATGGGGTTTCTTCATT GCGATTAACCACGGAGTCCCAGAGAGCCTAATGAAGGCGATGATTGATGCGTGCCATGGATTTTTCAGCCTCCCAGACGAAGAGAAGGAGGAGTTCAAATCCGGAAACGATGTGCTGGAGATGTTCAAGTACGGAACCAGCTACAATCTTGCATTGGACAAGGTTCTTCTCTGGAGGGACTTCTTCAAGGTGAGAGTACATCCTGAGTTCTACTCCCTCTACAAACCGGCTTGCTTCAGTGAGGTCTCAATGGAGTTTAGCAAGAGAACAAGAGAAGTAGCATTGGAGATAATACGCGCAATCTCAGAAAGCTTGGGATTGGAGCCCAACTACATACACGACGCAATGAACATGGATCGCGGCATACAAATGCTCGCCGCCAACTACTATCCGCCTTGCCCTCAGCCAGAACATGCAATTGGTATACCACATCACACTGATCATGGCCTTGTCACTCTGCTCATCCAGAATGAGATGAATGGCCTCCAGGTTGAACACAACGGCAAATGGCTCACCGTCAATGGCCCTGCTAACGGTTTCTTTGTCAACCTAGCCGACCAAATGCAAATTCTTACTAATGGCAAATACAAGAGTGTGATGCATCGGGCCACGGTGAACAACAAAGCTACAAGGATATCTATTGCCGTACCACATGGACCATCTGTTGATACAATTATCGCACCGGCGCCGGAGTTGCTGGAAAAAGAATGCCAAGCTCCGAAATACATTGGAATGAACTATAAGGAGTATATACAGCTTCAGCAAAGCAGCAAGAACTACATGAAATCCACCTTTGATCATATCCTAGCCTAA